TGGTGCATGTGGACCGTGTGCTCTTCTCCCCCTTCCACTACCCCGCCGAATACGGCTTCATCCCCGGCACGCTGGCCGACGACGGCGATCCGGCCGACATCCTGGTGCTCATCAACGGGTCGACCTATCCCGGCGTGGTGATCCGCGCCCGGCCCATCGCCCTGCTGCGCATGACGGACGACAAGGGCCATGACGCCAAGATCCTGGCCGTGGCCACGGACGACCCCACCTATGCCCATGTGACCTCCCGCACGGACCTGCCCCCGCACTTCCTGCTCGAGGTCGAGCACTTCTTCCTCACCTACAAGGACCTGGAGCGCAAGAGCGTGGCCAGCGATGGGTGGGGGGGCAAGGCCGAGGCCCACGCCTTCGTGCAGGCTTCCATCGAGGCCTACAACAAGCAGATGAAGTAGCGGGCGATGGAAGATCCGACCGGGGCCCCGGGCCTCGTCTGCTTCGACCTGGACGGAACCCTGGTGGATCCCCTGCTCGGCGTCCGCAACTGCCTGCGGAAGACCTGCGAGGCCTTCCACCTCGACATGCCCGACGAACCGACAATCCACAACTGGATTGGCTTCGGCATGCGCGAGTCCCTGGCCACCCTGAAGGGCCTGGAGGATCCGGCGCGGCTGGAGGCGGCCCTGGACTTCTACTGGGAGCGCTACCGCGAGGACGGCGTCTTCGAGCACGAGCTGTACCCCGGCGTCTTCCA
The window above is part of the Geothrix sp. genome. Proteins encoded here:
- a CDS encoding inorganic diphosphatase; translated protein: MSSLVHLDPGKQAPEIVNAIIEIPTGSRIKYEIDHHTGLVHVDRVLFSPFHYPAEYGFIPGTLADDGDPADILVLINGSTYPGVVIRARPIALLRMTDDKGHDAKILAVATDDPTYAHVTSRTDLPPHFLLEVEHFFLTYKDLERKSVASDGWGGKAEAHAFVQASIEAYNKQMK